One Nicotiana sylvestris chromosome 12, ASM39365v2, whole genome shotgun sequence genomic window carries:
- the LOC138883892 gene encoding uncharacterized protein At4g02000-like, translating into MAKALQQVPWFINGHYLSVRRWEPNFVASKTKELYSVVWVRLPQLPTEFYDGTVLGRIGNSIGKLLRIDVCTSSTTRERYGRLCVQFLLDQLSKLQFKLVLIYNNYCKFLNNQKLAFKPKNLITTEQQNIHEIINQSTTEHHSPNANPASYVRTSNKFSSLLANSNDLTKEDESAIMDLNEIFHSQSTGNAHTKPKLIPQ; encoded by the exons ATGGCAAAAGCTCTACAACAAGTGCCATGGTTTATTAATGGTCACTACCTCTCCGTTAGAAGGTGGGAGCCTAATTTTGTGGCTAGCAAAACCAAAGAACTATACTCAGTTGTCTGGGTTCGTCTTCCTCAGTTACCCACAGAGTTCTATGATGGGACAGTGCTTGGAAGAATTGGTAACTCAATTGGGAAGCTACTGCGTATAGATGTTTGTACAAGTTCAACAACCAGAGAGAGATACGGGAGACTGTGTGTGCAATTCCTATTAGACCAGCTGTCCAAACTGCAGTTCAAATTGGTGCTCATCTACAACAATTACT GTAAATTTCTAAATAATCAAAAACTAGCTTTTAAGCCTAAAAATCTTATTACTACTGAGCAACAAAATATACACGAAATCATTAATCAATCTACTACTGAACATCATAGTCCTAATGCTAATCCTGCTAGTTATGTTCGAACATCTAATAAATTTTCATCATTGCTTGCTAATAGTAATGATTTAACTAAGGAAGATGAATCTGCCATAATGGATTTGAATGAAATATTTCATAGCCAATCCACAGGCAATGCCCACACGAAACCAAAACTAATTCCCCAATGA